In the Planctomycetaceae bacterium genome, TTCGGAATCCCGGTTTTCGATGATCGCGTACCGCACGCATTGGCACCGCACGCTGCCGATCCTGCTCTGCGGATTCATTGCCGGTTGTGGAGATTCTCCGTCGACGACCGAGCCCGGCGGCATGAATGCGGTAATGGCGGTTGGGGACGACATTCCCGTCGAAAAATCGCAGCCGGAAGCCGCCATAACGACGGAAAACAGCGACGGTCACCGGCGCGACGAAGTCTGGACGGACGAAAACGGAAACAAGTATCTGGGGAAGATTCCGTTTGATGTGTTTGCCGTCCATCCGTACGAGATTGCTGCCGACACCACTCCCGTCAATGGCGCTGCGACGGCGACAATTCCCGTGGTTGCGAATTCCGGCAACGTCCCGCAGACCGATGTTCCCGATGCGACAAGTCAGAATCCGGGAACTTCGCCGACGCCGGCGACCACAGCAAATTCCGGATCGGCCGGCGACGGCTGGGACTCCGTAATATCGCGTGATGTCCTGGAAGCGGAGATCAAGGACATTCGCAACTTCCTGACGCCGACGCTGCAATCGGTGGGAAACTTCCGTTCGTCGATGGCCATGATTCCTCCGAAGGCAGCCACACTGGGCGTGCTGGCGGAGGTCGCCAGAGAGCATCCCGATAAAGTTACCTGGGTCGAAGACGCCGCGTATCTGAGCGATCTGGCACGGCAGATGAACCTGACGCCTCTGCAGGCCGGACCGAAGGATCAGAAGCGACTCAGAGATCTGTTCGCAGCGATCACCGACACACTGAACCGCTCACGACCTGCGAACCTGGAAAAGCCGCCCGAAGGACAGATGTATTCCGACATCGCCGAGATGCGGCTGGTCATGAAACGCATGGAAGAAGCCAGCCGGCGGATGCGAACCGAAGTAGGCAACGAATCCTCACTGGCGGCAAACAAGGACATGGTCCGCCATGAAGCGGAAATCCTCAGGACTCTTACGAAAGTCGTGACGACTTCCGGCTACGGCTACTCCGACGACACTGACTTCAACGGCTATGCACGGCAGATAATTGACGCCTCCGCTAAGATCATCTCCGCTGCGGATTCGAACAACTTTTCAGACTTTCAACTGTCTCAGACCGAAGTGGCGAATTCCTGCCAGGCCTGTCACCATGACTACAAGAGCAATTGACATGCGCAAGAAGTGGTTGTGCCTAAAGTTGGCAGTCGTTGTGCCGTGTTTCGCCGTGCAATCGGCGGCCGACGCGGACACGATCGTCATGAAGTCCGGACAGAAGGTGGTGGGGCAGGTGCTGAAAGTGCAGCCCGACGCCGTCTTCATCGACATCGGCGTCGACGTAGTGCGGATTCCGGTCGACCGAATTCAGGAACGTATCGCCGAAGTCCCGACCGAACAGCCCGAACCCGCCAAAGCCCAGGGAGTCTACCGCACCGCGGAGCTGCCCGAACGCACTGTCAAGGAACTGGTCAGCAGATTCGGCGAAGGTGTGGTTCTGGTGCAGACTCCGGATGGCCTGGGTTCCGGATTCATCATCAACGACCGGGGCTACTGCGTGACAAATTATCACGTTGTCGAAGGTCAGACTCGCATCGCAGTCACCATCTTCCATCGCGGCGAAGGCGGTGACTTTGAACGGCGAGCGATCCGTGACGTCCGGATTCTGGCGCTGAATCCGCACTTCGATCTGGCGCTGCTGGAGATTCCCAAACCGGACGATCTGGAGTTCCGGCCGGAATTCATCGCCGACGACGATTCTCTGCTGGAAGGTGATACCGTCTTCGGCATCGGCAGTCCGCTGGGACTGGAACGCAGCGTGTCGGAAGGGATCGTCAGCAGTCGAAACCGGAACATGGAAGGCATCGTTTACATTCAGACAACCGCTCAGGTGAATCCCGGTAACAGCGGCGGACCGCTATTCAATTCCAAAGGCGAAGTTGTCGGCGTGATCAACATGAAGCTGACGTTCGGGGAAGGTCTGGGCTTCGCGATTCCCGTCGCTTATCTGAAGCACTTTCTGAACAATCGGGACGCCTTTGCGTTCGACCGCACGAACCCGAATACCGGCTACCACTATCTGGATCCTCCTCGCCGCACCAATCCGAAGCAGCCGTACGAAGTTCTGAAGGCAGATCCGGCGGCCTCCGCGACCAAAGATGCGGTCGGCCCATGAATAATTCCATGCCGCTGTCGGGCAGGTCGTTTCTGGCATTCGTCGGTGATGACTACGAAGACCTGGAACTCTGGTATCCGAAACTCAGGCTGATCGAAGCCGGAGCCTCCGTTGTGGTCGCCGGCCATTCCGCCGGAATGGTGTACTCCGGAAAACACGGTTATCCGTGCGTCGCCGATGCAGCGATCGAGGACGTCATCACGTCAGACTTCGACGGCCTGATTTGCGCCGGAGGGTGGATGCCGGATCGGCTGCGCCGTGACCGCGATGTCCTGCGAATCACGCGTGAATTCGCCGAAGCGGGCAAGCTGGTCGCCGCCATCTGCCACGGCGGCTGGATTCCAATTTCCGCGGGAGTCTACCACAACATCAATGTCACCGGTTCTCCGGGAATCCGGGACGATCTCATCAATGCCGGTGCAATCTACCAGGATGCTTCCGTCGTCGTGGACCAGCACTTCATCAGCAGTCGCCGTCCGGATGATCTTCCGGATTTCTGTCGAGCGATCGTGAACTGGTATCAGCATCCCGGCGCCGGATGACTTTGCGCAGATGATTTCGAACTTCGAATCAGCAACAGGATATCGCCAATCGCCATGACCGATGACGTCGAACTTCCCATTCCCGCCGACGCCGATTCGTCGCCTGCCACCGTTCCGGAACCCTGGTACCGCGACGGCCTGCAATTCACGTGCAGCCAGTGCGGAGACTGCTGCACCGGCGCTCCGGGCGTTGTCTGGGTCACCGATGAAGAACTGCGGGAGATCGCCGACTACCTGGACAAACCGACCGGCGAGATTCGTCTGTTTCATACTCGAATCGTGCGGGGGCGAGTGTCTCTGACCGAATTCCAGAACGGAGACTGCACGTTCTTTGACCCCGCCAGCCGTCACTGCCGCGTGTATCCGGTGCGGCCGACACAATGCCGCACGTGGCCATTCTGGAAATCGAATATCGCCACCGAAGAGACGTGGAAACGGACATGCGAGTACTGTCCCGGCTCCGGCACGGGTGCGTTTTTCAGCCTGGAGGAAGTCGAAGCTCGCGCGGCGCAGGTTCAGATCTGACGCCTGTTGCAACGGGCTGTCGCTTTTCCGGACCGAATCGCACCGCAGCGGCCATCTGCGTTTGAGTCACGGTGCGATGGCAGTCCTGCGCCGGAACGAAAGTCATCGATTCACGCAGGGCCGAAGGTATCGAAAAATCTGTCCGCAGCCGGTCGATAAGCCGGGTTTTGTCGGCGCGATGGCTCCCGATGGAAGCCGCCGCGCGGGCGTTCATTTCTCTACGACGCCGATTGCCCGGCGCCTGCAGCAGCCCACCCGAAGGTCAGACGAACCGAACCGACTCGCGGGGTTCGCAACGGCAAGCCGAAACGAAACCACTCCCTTCTGCATGGCCTTGCTCCCGATGGGGTTTACCCAGCCGGCTCAGTCACCTGAACCGCTGGTGCGCTCTTACCGCACCGTTTCACCCTTACCCCGGAGACCGCCGAAGCGACCTCACCTCGAAGCGAACTTCTGAGGCGGTTTGCTTTCTGTTGCACTTGCCCGATCCTTGCGGACGGTGGACGTTATCCACCATCGTGTCCTGTGGAGCCCGGACTTTCCTCCCCGTCAGTTTCCCGACGCGGCGAACGCCTGACCGGCTGCGGACAGGCCGGCATTGTAGCCAAACCCGCAGCTTCGGCGAGACGTGATGTTCCTCCCGGCAGCAGCGAGTCGGCGACGTGCGAAGCCCGCGTCGACGCCCGTCGGTGACTCCGGCGGCGGTACCGGGAGTCGCCGAGGAACCGGCTTCGGTCGCATGGAATTCCGTGGAATCCGAAATTCGCGGCCAGGAATTGCAGCGAGGCGGCGAAACAGAACTCTGTGCGGCGGAATTGCGCTTTGCCGATACCGAATCACGCGTCGAAGAACGATATTCGTCGACAACATGACGCAACATCCGCGCCGGATGCTTGACCGGTTGTGGATCGCTGAACGACAATCGCTCCGCCTTCATGAACGGCAGCTGACGCGTCTGCCGTTTGCGGTTTCGCAGAACTCAAACGCTTTCGCTGAGACTTTCAAGTCCTCGGCGTTGTCCCAATCCTGAACCAAAAGGACTTCCCATGACGCTGGCCCGATTCACTCACCTGGCGCTCCCGCTGACCGTATTGCTGGCGGGATTGCCGCATGCGGCCAATGCGGCTGACAAGGTTCTCAGCGACCAGATTTTGCCCAAAGACACCTATCTGTACATGTCGCTGCCGAACATTACCGAGCTGAAACAGCAGTGGAATGATTCGTCAATGGGGCAGTTGTGGCACGACGAGGAAATGGCCGACTTCAAGGCCGAAGTCTTCAACGCGTTTGATTCAGAAATCCAGGAAGGCCTGGCCCAGGTGCAGGAAGCACTCGGTGTGACGGCCGAAGAGCTGATGGCGATCCCGTCCGGTGAAATGTCCCTGGCGTTTTCCGGCACCGGAAATCGCATGGGAGCCGTCCTGATTCTGGATTATGGCAGCAGCGAAGACGTGATCCAGGGACTGCTCGACAGGGCCGTTGCCGCACTCAGTGCTCAGCGCCGGCTGTCCCAGTCCGACACGGAATTCGACGGCACTCCGATCACGATGTTCAATGTCCAGTGGGACGGCCGCGCGCCAACACCACTGGCAACGGAATTCGGCTGGTTCCTGAAAGACGAACGGCTGGTGGCATCCAACAGCAAAGCGCTTCTGGAAACCGTGCTGACGAACTGGAACGGCGATGCCTCGGATTCCCTGACGAGCAACGAAATCTACAGCTACATGCTCAGCCGCTGCCTCCCCAGCGGCAACTCCGCAATGTCGAAGTTCTATTTCGATCCCGTTGGACTGTTCACAAAACTTGTCCAGACCGGATCACTCGGAGAAGCCGGGATGGGAGCCGGGATGGCGATGGGATTCCTGCCGACGCTGGGCCTGACTCAGTTGAAGGGACTTGGCGGAGTCTCAACCACCGGAGACAGCGACTTCGAATGGGTTTCCCGATCAATCATTTTTGCGGACCAGCCGCCGATGGGTCTGATGCGGCTGTTTATGCTGGATCATGCGTCCCAGACTCCGCCGGAGTGGGTGAAGCAGGACGCCACCGCGTATCTGGCGCTGAACTGGAAAGTGGGCGATGCCTACGACGCTGTTGAGTCGCTGGTGGACATGTTTCAGGGAGCCGGCGCGCTGGCCGGCATGGTCGACCAGCTTTCCCGATCAGGTCCCGGCATCCACATCAAGAACGACATCATCGACCAGCTTAGCGGAGAACTGCAGTTCGTGACTGCTCCCCGCGCGAGTGACGATTTCGGCACGGACCAGATGCTGTTTGCGATCGGAGTTCGCGACGAAGGCAAGATGTCCGATCTGCTGACACGCGTGACGGACGAGCCTGGTTTTCCGGGCACCAAGCGCGAGTTCCGCGGCTTCACATTGTACGAAATCGCGACTCCCGACGGCGGTGGAGTCGGGTTCACTGTCGCTCATGGAAGACTGCTGATCGGCATCGGAGAAGCACTGCTGGATCAGGTACTTCGCAACGACAGCGACGTGCGGCCGCTTTCGGAAACCGATGAATTCAAGAAGGTGGCCTCGCATTTCCCGTCGGACGCGGTCGCCGTAACATTTTCCCGACCCGCCGAACAGTATCGTTCGCTGTACAACGCTTTGAAGAGCGGTCAGGGTGGACACTACTTCCCCGGTATGGATGAGATCTTCGAACGAATCGATTTCACAACGCTGCCGGATTTCGATGTCGTCAGCAAGTACATCCAGCCGACCGGCGGATACTGGGTCGGTGACGAAAACGGGGTCTACATGGAAGGCTTCTCGCTGAAACGCTGACCAGCCTGATCGGTCCATCGCGGCGGCGCGAAATTTTCCGCCGCCTGCGTTTTCGGGCCATTCGTCACCGACAGGTAGTGACGTTCTCCGCAGCGCGTTCCGCCGTCAGAACCGCTGCGGGAATTTCGCACAGAGCCGAATCCGGTAACGCCGGATCAGCGCGAAGCCCTTCCGGCGTGTCAGGCCCTGCGGTGCCCGACCGCGGCAAACGGGCAGTCCTTCGTGACAGCAGGCCAGTATCCTATCGGCGTGCCGCGCGCCCGCTGGTGTTTGAACGAGAATGATCCCCTCGAACCGGTCTCGGCAACTCGGAAGTCGAACCCATGAAGCGAATCGGAATTCTAACGGCCGGTGGCGACACGCCGGCTCTGAATGCCACGATCTACGGCGCGGCCGAAGAGGCCAACCGGCGAAACATCGAACTGGTGGGCATCATTCGCGGATACGCGGGGATGCTGCATGATCGACTGCCTCATGTGCTGTTGAACCCACTGTTCACAACGATCCCGGAACTCGATCCGTGCAAGGGAGGAACACTGATCGGTTCCTCTCGTACTTACATCAAACCGGATTCGCCCGAACTTCACCTTGCCAGGAAGAACCTGCCGAAGCTGGAAATCGATGGTCTGATCTGTATTGGCGGCGACGGCACAATCAACGGAATGCAGCCGTTTTCGGAGTTCATGCCGTGCGTGCTGGCTCCAAAGACGATCGACAACGATCTGGGCCTGAACTATCTCGACGAACCCAACGACTGGGCTCGCGTTCCGGCGGATACACCGAGCGGTTTCAGGGATGTGCTGACGTCGTCCCGCGATTCGATCGCGTTGGATGACATCGTCAACTACGCGACTCCCGGTTATGCAACGGCTGTGTTTGTCGTAGCGTCGTCATTGCAGCGACTGCGAACGACGGCGGAAAGTCACCGGCGAATCGCCATCATTGAAGTCATGGGACGGCAATCCGGATACATCGCGCTGGGAGCCGCCTACGGTCAGCCGGACATCATTCTGATTCCCGAAGTTCCGGTGGATATTGACGCTCTGGAACAGCGCATTCGGCAGCTCTACGACCTGCAGCACCATGTGGTGATTGTCGCGGGTGAAGGTGTTCGCGGCATGGACGGCCGTGAGCTGGGTGCCGATTCGGCAACCTACGATCCGGCCGGCAACATTCGCTACAACGGAGCGGCCGAGGCGCTGGCGGACATGCTGCGGGCGCGCATCGACGGCGATCTCATTGGTACGGTCCGAACTCACGAACCCCGGGAATCCGCCTTTTTTACACGCAAGATCGGCCATACTCAGCGGGGAGGACGCCCGATCCTGTTCGACCGGTTTCACGCCGCTCAACTTGGAGGCCGCGCGGTCGAACTCATGACTCGCGGCGAAACCAACGTGATCGCCACGATTGACTACAACAGCCAGCAGGGTTTCGGTCTCAGTTCGTTGTCGGCCAATCACCTTCGCGACCGCTGGGGCGAAATTCATCCTCGCACCGTTCACGCCAGCATGTACGACGCGCGCCGGATGCAGTTGTCGGTCTTTGGACAGCAGTACCTGAGGCCCATCTTTACCAACGCCATCGGCTGGGACGACGTTGAATTCATGCGGGCCGAATTGTTCAGCCCCGGCAACCTGTCGACGCGTTACCAAAGCGTCAATATCGATATGCGAAAACGAATTCGCTACGTGTAACGCGGGCGGCATTCGTATCATGCCGCGTCGGACAACCCACAGACGCCATTCCGCCGCGCGGAAGGCTGCATTCGCGGCGGCAGGTTCCTCACGAGCCTGACCGAACGGCAAGCTCACCAACGGACTGATCGTCGGTGGCGTACGGCTGCAGCCGGCTGACCACCTGCTGGAAGTCATCCGCAGGATCGCATTCGATGCACACGTTCCTGCCGGTGACCGGATGGTCAAAAGTCAGACGGGTGGCCGCCAGCATCAGGCGCGATGACCCGAACCGGATTCGAAAAATTCGGTTGCGGCGAGTATCACCGTGAGAAGTGTCGCCCACAATCGGATGGCTGATGCCGTTCAGATGCCTGCGAAGCTGATGGAACCGCCCGGTACCGGGAACCGCTCGAATCAGTGAGCAGCGGACCGTCGCGAACTGCTCGGAAGGTTCCGGGATCTCATAGCGACGCAGACATGTAACATCTGTGACCGCAGACTGAAGATTGTCCGGCGACGCTGCTTTCCTGCTTCGCCTGCGCTGGAGCGGTCGGTCGATCCGGCAGGTCGTGCAGAATCCTCGCACAAGTGCCGCGTATTCCTTTGTGACACGTCGAGCGGCAAACAGGCGGCCCATCGCTGCCGCCGTGTCCGGCGATAGACCAAACACCACAATTCCCGATGCCGCCCGGTCAAGGCGATGAAAGGGAAACACCAGACTTCCAATCTCGTCGCGAACTTCCTGCAGCAGAGGCAAACCGGCCGTTCGGTCCAGGTTCGTTGCATGGACGAACTGCCCGGACGGCTTATGCACGGCAATCAGGTGGCGGTCATGAAACAGGATCTTCAACATCAGACCCTCCGCTGTCGCGGACTCATTCGCGACGTCCGTTGGCATCGCGAATGCCGCGGCGTGTCTTTGCCGCCCCGGATCGTTCGAGTTTGATCTTCGACAAGAATTCCGCATCCCGCACTGTTTGAGCGTTCGAAATGCGGGTTTGACCGAGTGGAAGCGAAACCGTTGGAAGTCACAGGATCGGGCGCCGGAATTTGTTGCGAGCGTTGCTGACCTTCCTGCGGAATTCGCAATCTTTCAGGTGATCGTTAACCATGCCCATTGCCTGCATGAATGCGTACGCCGTGGTGGGACCGACAAACTTCCAGCCTCGCTTTCGCAGTTGTTTCGACAGGTCGACGGCTTCCGGGCAGGTCGTCCGTTCACACGCCTGCGACTTCGACTCCAGCAGACCGACATCTTCTTCGGAAGGTTCGAACTGCCAGACCCAGGCGGCAAGAGATCCGAATTCCGCGACCAGCGCGACTGCTCTGGACGCGTTGTTGATCGTCGCTTCAATCTTGCCGCGGTGCCGGATAATTCCCTGATCGCTGAGCAGCCTGTTCACGTCGCGCTGTGTGAATCTGGCGATGCGTACGAAGTCAAAATCGCGGAATGCTCTGCGAAAATTCTCCCGCTTGCGCAAAATCGTCAGCCAGCTCAATCCGGACTGAAATCCCTCCAGGCAGATCTTTTCAAACAGCCTGTGGTCTTCGGCAACAGGCAGCCCCCATTCCCGGTCATGATATTCGCGGTAGTCGTCATGTGCGTGACACCACCAGCAGCGCAACCGGCCGTCGGGGCCGGGTTTCAGTGACTCTGTATCGACCGGGTCTGGCATGGAAATCGGTGGTTCCGGCAAAAGACCGAAAGGGAACGGGCACCGAACGTGAGTCTGCGAGATGACCGTCCTTCCGTCAACCTGCGCTCGGAACAGATCCCCTTTCCGACTTCGCACCTGTGGTGGACGAAATGACAAGTCCCCGGAATTGGCGGACAGGAGGGACTCGTCACCCCGTTCACCACGGAAAACTCTGACCTGCGAATCGCATTTGCCACTGTCCTGGATCGCGACTGTCGCGAATCCCTGCGGGAGACTCGCAAGTTTCACGCAGTCGACACTTCGGATTCGCGATTTGCAACCGTAGAATCGAACACATTCAAGGCGCCACGGAAAGTATCCGTGGATGACGTGTGACGGAACCACCGCATCCGAACCTGTTCTGAACGATGCCCCATGAAAGCGAATCCAACTTCCGCCTTTGTACGGCGCGTTTTGGCAATTGTCGTCTGCCTGATTGTACTGTCAGGGACAGCGTCGCCCGATCCGGCCTCGACTGTTGCCGACGAAGCGTCCGATGAATTCAACCTTGGCGTCGGACTCTACCGCAAGCAGCGTTTCGACCTTG is a window encoding:
- a CDS encoding trypsin-like peptidase domain-containing protein yields the protein MRKKWLCLKLAVVVPCFAVQSAADADTIVMKSGQKVVGQVLKVQPDAVFIDIGVDVVRIPVDRIQERIAEVPTEQPEPAKAQGVYRTAELPERTVKELVSRFGEGVVLVQTPDGLGSGFIINDRGYCVTNYHVVEGQTRIAVTIFHRGEGGDFERRAIRDVRILALNPHFDLALLEIPKPDDLEFRPEFIADDDSLLEGDTVFGIGSPLGLERSVSEGIVSSRNRNMEGIVYIQTTAQVNPGNSGGPLFNSKGEVVGVINMKLTFGEGLGFAIPVAYLKHFLNNRDAFAFDRTNPNTGYHYLDPPRRTNPKQPYEVLKADPAASATKDAVGP
- a CDS encoding type 1 glutamine amidotransferase domain-containing protein — its product is MNNSMPLSGRSFLAFVGDDYEDLELWYPKLRLIEAGASVVVAGHSAGMVYSGKHGYPCVADAAIEDVITSDFDGLICAGGWMPDRLRRDRDVLRITREFAEAGKLVAAICHGGWIPISAGVYHNINVTGSPGIRDDLINAGAIYQDASVVVDQHFISSRRPDDLPDFCRAIVNWYQHPGAG
- a CDS encoding YkgJ family cysteine cluster protein — encoded protein: MTDDVELPIPADADSSPATVPEPWYRDGLQFTCSQCGDCCTGAPGVVWVTDEELREIADYLDKPTGEIRLFHTRIVRGRVSLTEFQNGDCTFFDPASRHCRVYPVRPTQCRTWPFWKSNIATEETWKRTCEYCPGSGTGAFFSLEEVEARAAQVQI
- a CDS encoding 6-phosphofructokinase → MKRIGILTAGGDTPALNATIYGAAEEANRRNIELVGIIRGYAGMLHDRLPHVLLNPLFTTIPELDPCKGGTLIGSSRTYIKPDSPELHLARKNLPKLEIDGLICIGGDGTINGMQPFSEFMPCVLAPKTIDNDLGLNYLDEPNDWARVPADTPSGFRDVLTSSRDSIALDDIVNYATPGYATAVFVVASSLQRLRTTAESHRRIAIIEVMGRQSGYIALGAAYGQPDIILIPEVPVDIDALEQRIRQLYDLQHHVVIVAGEGVRGMDGRELGADSATYDPAGNIRYNGAAEALADMLRARIDGDLIGTVRTHEPRESAFFTRKIGHTQRGGRPILFDRFHAAQLGGRAVELMTRGETNVIATIDYNSQQGFGLSSLSANHLRDRWGEIHPRTVHASMYDARRMQLSVFGQQYLRPIFTNAIGWDDVEFMRAELFSPGNLSTRYQSVNIDMRKRIRYV
- a CDS encoding pseudouridine synthase, which encodes MLKILFHDRHLIAVHKPSGQFVHATNLDRTAGLPLLQEVRDEIGSLVFPFHRLDRAASGIVVFGLSPDTAAAMGRLFAARRVTKEYAALVRGFCTTCRIDRPLQRRRSRKAASPDNLQSAVTDVTCLRRYEIPEPSEQFATVRCSLIRAVPGTGRFHQLRRHLNGISHPIVGDTSHGDTRRNRIFRIRFGSSRLMLAATRLTFDHPVTGRNVCIECDPADDFQQVVSRLQPYATDDQSVGELAVRSGS
- a CDS encoding DNA-3-methyladenine glycosylase I, which codes for MPDPVDTESLKPGPDGRLRCWWCHAHDDYREYHDREWGLPVAEDHRLFEKICLEGFQSGLSWLTILRKRENFRRAFRDFDFVRIARFTQRDVNRLLSDQGIIRHRGKIEATINNASRAVALVAEFGSLAAWVWQFEPSEEDVGLLESKSQACERTTCPEAVDLSKQLRKRGWKFVGPTTAYAFMQAMGMVNDHLKDCEFRRKVSNARNKFRRPIL